The following are encoded together in the Anopheles nili chromosome 3, idAnoNiliSN_F5_01, whole genome shotgun sequence genome:
- the LOC128727611 gene encoding coiled-coil domain-containing protein 130 homolog translates to MGERKGQNLYYPPDYDPKVGGLNKWKGTHALRERARKIHLGILIIRFEMPYNIWCEGCKNHIGMGVRYNAEKRKVGAYYSTPIYQFRMKCHLCDNHFEIKTDPQHLDYEIVSGARRQENRWDPTQNEQIVPETKQVQRKLFDDAMYRLEHGAKDTQIAEEVKPVLGRLFHRNDSVWRDDFEANSRLRAQFRVRKKEHKLQEEKDNALLMKSSLSNLTLLPESDSDRRMAQLMRLHSSKTFQEKYEEQRNAILNRPMLSSTSSCTATAVSKFTCIKRSAKPLGIVKRSAAINRNSNNTNSCHSLDEKRSRCPVSGTDDSSNSDKRRNNELQKEESNIKQMRLPQLLLSNYGSSDSD, encoded by the exons ATGGGCGAACGGAAAGGGCAGAATTTGTATTATCCTCCGGATTATGACCCGAAGGTCGGAGGCTTAAACAAATGGAAGGGAACACACGCTTTGCGAGAACGTGCTCGAAAAATACATCTTGGCATCTTGATCATCCGGTTCGAAATGCCGTATAATATTTGGTGCGAAGGTTGCAAGAACCATATCGGAATGGGTGTGCGCTATAATGCAGAAAAACGGAAAGTAGGCGCGTACTATTCGACGCCTATATACCAATTTCGGATGAAATGCCACCTGTGCGATAACCATTTTGAAATCAAAACTGATCCCCAGCATCTCGATTATGAGATTGTATCTGGGGCAAGGCGTCAGGAAAATCGTTGGGATCCCACGCAAAATGAGCAGATCGTACCTGAAACTAAACAAGTACAACGAAAACTATTTGATGATGCTATGTACCGATTGGAGCATGGAGCAAAGGATACACAAATAGCGGAAGAGGTAAAACCAGTACTTGGACGATTATTCCATCGCAACGATTCCGTGTGGCGAGATGATTTCGAAGCTAATAGTCGCTTAAGAGCTCAGTTTAGG GTgcgcaaaaaagaacacaaactACAAGAAGAAAAGGATAACGCACTGTTGATGAAATCAAGTCTTTCCAATCTAACACTGCTTCCAGAGAGCGACAGCGATCGACGCATGGCACAACTCATGCGACTCCACTCATCAAAAACGTTTCAGGAAAAATACGAAGAACAAAGAAATGCAATCCTAAATCGACCAATGCTATCTTCGACATCCTCTTGTACCGCTACTGCAGTATCAAAGTTTACGTGCATTAAACGGAGCGCAAAACCTTTGGGTATAGTGAAGCGATCAGCTGCGATAAATAGAAACTCGAACAACACAAACAGTTGTCATAGTTTAGATGAAAAACGTTCCAGATGCCCCGTTTCAGGAACTGATGATAGTTCAAACTCAGATAAACGGAGAAATAATGAATTGCAAAAGGAAGAATCCAACATTAAACAAATGCGGTTACCGCAGCTATTGTTATCCAATTATGGATCAAGCGATAGTGATTAA
- the LOC128723326 gene encoding methionine--tRNA ligase, cytoplasmic, translated as MIIYTNTGNPLGLKLLICANLVDTDVEVKNVTLSDPALGDMKHLPILQLNSGVQLISSDVAAKYLLHNKVDRFANTVQRDEWLEWSSKRLAPALAHNMAVGSRADPNTKPILNTLVKMLDDCLRTSEFLTGDKLSCADVAIWSLLAPHGTLKGAINIDNLLRWYRQIAALPQVQAALTVLPLHELCFSSLQHCNNFGGLHHIVLNPEIADLEGEQLLADTSILNIAETVQQDEIETARQAFEDVVYERAIRDEPRIVLPKPGEKNNLITSALPYVNNVPHLGNIVGCVLSADVFARYSRLCGYNTLYIGGTDEYGTATETKALAENLTPRQICDKYFDIHNSIYRWFGIGFDYFGRTTTAEQTRIVQHIFNELHKTGYIEARSVEQLLCQRCDRYLADRFVEGTCPHPGCGYEDARGDQCDGCGKLINAIELLRPRCKICNTTPVIRDSNQLFLDLPKIEPRLREWVERSEAGWTQNARVITRAWLKEGLKARCITRDLKWGIPVPLEGYDNKVFYVWFDAPIGYISITSRYCKEWQKWWQPDTPNTGARVDLYQFMAKDNVPFHSIMFPASLLAADQGYALVSHIMATEYLNYEDGKFSKSRGIGVFGNDAQNTGIPADVWRFYLSATRPEGQDSSFSWSDLQARNNNELLKNLGNFVNRALVFCEKFFDSTIPPMTLLVDGGENGERGGDYTLLALINREIRGYVNQMEKARMRDGIRHLLQISRYGNQFMQSEQPWVKVKGTDDEKARAGTVIGMCCNFACLLATLLFPFMPTTARSMYSQLNVRGGYINSSKPVLRTILPPGHRIGKPIVLFTKIEDARIEELKKKFGGQQQQSKITPNVIVANETSAMGSSSAVKDVQKAIDEQAAKVRKIKASGADRAVWQPEVNTLLELKKQLQLTDLSLRTQSSMSSNTLADATKSAELLPATASNPTAVKLLEEEIAQQGIKVRNLKATNSDRSVWQPEVSLLVSLKQKLSELTGVPFAVTTDSGKKKGIKK; from the exons ATGATTATCTACACTAACACCGGCAATCCTCTCGGCTTGAAGCTGCTTATTTGTGCCAATTTGGTCGACACCGACGTGGAGGTTAAAAATGTTACTCTGAGTG ACCCTGCCTTAGGCGATATGAAACATTTGCCCATTCTTCAATTGAACAGTGGTGTGCAACTAATTTCCTCCGACGTGGCTGCCAAGTATCTGCTTCACAACAAGGTTGATCGCTTTGCTAACACGGTGCAGCGAGATGAATGGCTAGAATGGTCTTCGAAAAGACTTGCGCCAGCCTTAGCGCACAACATGGCTGTCGGATCGCGTGCCGATCCGAACACGAAACCTATCCTCAATACGTTAGTGAAAATGTTAGACGATTGTCTTCGCACAAGCGAGTTTTTAACGGGTGATAAACTGAGTTGTGCCGATGTGGCTATCTGGAGTCTGCTTGCACCGCATGGAACGCTCAAAGGTGCGATAAACATAGATAATCTGCTGCGCTGGTATCGACAAATTGCTGCTCTACCGCAGGTTCAAGCTGCCTTGACCGTACTTCCATTACACGAACTATGCTTTTCCTCGCTACAACATTGCAACAACTTCGGTGGATTGCATCATATCGTTCTTAACCCGGAGATAGCAGATTTGGAAGGGGAACAGCTGCTGGCGGATACTTCTATATTAAACATAGCCGAAACCGTGCAACAGGATGAAATCGAAACAGCACGGCAAGCTTTTGAGGATGTTGTCTATGAGCGTGCAATACGAGATGAGCCTCGAATTGTGCTACCAAAACCTGGCGAAAAGAACAATCTCATTACTTCCGCCTTGCCTTATGTAAATAACGTGCCCCATCTGGGAAACATTGTCGGTTGCGTGCTTTCGGCCGATGTATTTGCGCGTTATTCTCGTCTCTGTGGGTACAATACACTCTATATTGGGGGAACTGATGAATACGGCACAGCGACCGAGACCAAGGCCTTGGCAGAAAATTTAACTCCACGACAGATTTGCGACAAATATTTTGACATTCATAACTCTATCTACCGTTGGTTTGGAATCGGGTTCGATTATTTTGGCCGAACAACTACTGCTGAGCAGACTCGTATCGTGCAGCACATTTTCAACGAACTGCACAAAACAGGATACATCGAGGCTCGGTCGGTAGAGCAATTACTTTGTCAACGATGTGATCGTTATCTGGCGGACCGGTTTGTTGAAGGAACTTGCCCACATCCCGGTTGCGGCTATGAAGACGCCAGAGGCGATCAATGCGATGGATGTGGAAAGTTGATAAATGCTATAGAACTGCTTCGCCCGCGCTGTAAAATTTGCAACACTACGCCTGTTATTCGTGATTCGAACCAACTCTTCCTTGATTTACCTAAAATCGAACCGCGACTTCGAGAATGGGTTGAGCGTTCGGAGGCTGGTTGGACTCAGAATGCTCGTGTTATAACGCGCGCTTGGCTAAAAGAAGGCCTGAAAGCTCGGTGCATTACGCGTGATTTAAAGTGGGGTATTCCGGTGCCTCTGGAGGGGTACGATAACAAGGTATTTTATGTTTGGTTTGATGCCCCAATTGGATACATATCTATCACGAGTCGCTACTGCAAGGAGTGGCAGAAATGGTGGCAGCCGGATACGCCGAATACCGGCGCAAGAGTTGATCTATACCAATTCATGGCCAAAGATAATGTACCATTCCATTCAATCATGTTTCCGGCTTCGTTGCTTGCTGCCGATCAAGGATACGCACTCGTTTCACACATCATGGCTACAGAGTACCTTAACTATGAGGATGGGAAATTCAGCAAGAGCCGCGGCATAGGTGTTTTTGGCAACGATGCCCAGAATACGGGCATACCGGCAGATGTGTGGCGTTTCTATCTGAGTGCGACTCGCCCCGAAGGACAAGATTCGTCCTTCAGCTGGAGCGACTTGCAGGCACGCAACAATAATGAACTTCTTAAGAATCTGGGCAATTTTGTGAACcgtgcgctcgtgttttgCGAAAAGTTCTTTGATTCAACCATTCCGCCAATGACACTATTGGTGGACGGTGGCGAAAACGGGGAGCGCGGTGGAGACTACACGCTATTGGCGTTGATAAATCGCGAAATAAGGGGCTATGTAAACCAGATGGAAAAGGCTCGCATGCGTGATGGCATTCGACATTTGCTACAAATCTCACGCTACGGCAACCAGTTTATGCAATCGGAACAGCCATGGGTTAAAGTGAAGGGAACGGATGATGAAAAAGCTCGAGCTGGTACTGTGATCGGCATGTGTTGCAATTTTGCAT GTTTACTGGCAACGCTTCTGTTCCCCTTCATGCCTACAACAGCAAGAAGCATGTATAGCCAACTAAATGTACGCGGCGGGTATATAAATTCAAG TAAGCCGGTGCTGAGAACTATTCTTCCGCCTGGTCATCGGATTGGTAAACCTATCGTGCTGTTTACAAAAATTGAAGACGCTCGTATTGAAgaacttaaaaaaaagtttggtgggcagcaacagcagagtAAAATTACACCTAATGTAATCGTTGCGAATGAAACTTCGGCTATGGGCAGTTCCTCAGCGGTTAAAGATGTGCAAAAAGCAATAGATGAGCAGGCTGCGAAAGTACGCAAGATCAAAGCTAGCGGTGCCGATCGAGCAGTTTGGCAACCGGAAGTAAACACTCTACTTGagttaaaaaaacaactccaatTAACTGACTTATCGCTCCGCACTCAAAGCAGCATGTCGTCGAACACATTGGCAGATGCAACTAAATCAGCTGAATTATTACCGGCAACAGCTTCCAATCCAACGGCAGTAAAGCTGCTTGAAGAAGAGATTGCACAACAAGGAATCAAGGTACGCAACCTGAAAGCGACTAACTCTGATAGATCAGTTTGGCAACCAGAAGTATCGTTGTTGGTGTCGCTGAAGCAAAAGCTAAGTGAACTTACAGGAGTTCCGTTTGCCGTAACAACTGATAGcggaaaaaagaagggaatcaaGAAATAG
- the LOC128722870 gene encoding UDP-N-acetylhexosamine pyrophosphorylase-like protein 1 has product MCEKYNTIAQQLAKWQQSHLLTFWDELTEEEKAKLLDTAVESVDCAALDEAFRRAMATATSTKENLNEQLKPLARERYLSVSEATKEQLLDLQQVGLEQIREGRVGVILLAGGQGTRLGSSAPKGTFNVGLPSQKSLFQLQAERIRKLQKLAGAEGRIRWYIMTSEHTHCETRDYFLANQHFGLPSDQIRLFRQRSVPCVDFEGRILLDEKWKVATAPDGNGGIYRALKDEGILDEMDREGVRYLHAHSVDNILIKVADPVFIGYCVRKRADCGVKVIEKVQPDEAVGVVCEVKGKYQVVEYSELSSETATQRNPCDGKLTFNAGNICNHFFTTEFLRRIAETQMPLHVAKKKIPFIDTVTGERVKPTVPNGIKMEKFIFDVFPLAKQFVALEGRREEEFSALKNADSAGIDCPASVRNDIYRLHRKWLINAGASEIIDAGDGSIDCEISPLLSYAGENLEMAAAGQSFQCPIYLTCDDEDHQLG; this is encoded by the coding sequence atgtgtgaaaaatatAACACTATTGCACAGCAGCTGGCTAAATGGCAACAAAGCCACTTGTTGACGTTCTGGGATGAGCTTACTGAGGAAGAGAAGGCCAAACTACTTGATACAGCCGTTGAAAGTGTAGATTGCGCCGCACTGGATGAAGCGTTTCGACGAGCTATGGCAACCGCCACGTCGACGAAGGAGAACTTAAATGAACAGCTCAAGCCGCTCGCACGAGAACGGTACCTCTCGGTGTCTGAGGCAACCAAGGAGCAACTATTGGATCTTCAGCAGGTAGGCTTAGAGCAAATCCGCGAAGGAAGAGTTGGTGTGATACTTCTTGCCGGTGGTCAAGGCACCAGGCTTGGATCGTCCGCCCCTAAGGGCACCTTCAACGTTGGCCTGCCCTCGCAGAAATCTCTATTCCAGTTGCAAGCCGAGCGTATCCGGAAGCTGCAGAAACTAGCGGGTGCCGAAGGGCGCATTCGATGGTACATCATGACTAGCGAACACACGCATTGCGAAACACGCGATTATTTCCTTGCGAACCAGCACTTCGGGCTACCTTCTGACCAGATTCGTTTGTTCCGTCAGCGTAGTGTACCATGCGTAGATTTCGAAGGTCGCATTCTGctagatgaaaaatggaaggTGGCCACCGCTCCTGATGGCAACGGAGGTATCTATCGAGCCCTTAAAGATGAAGGTATATTGGACGAGATGGACCGTGAGGGTGTTCGGTATTTGCATGCTCACAGTGTCGACAACATTCTTATAAAAGTTGCGGACCCGGTTTTCATCGGTTACTGCGTTCGCAAGCGCGCGGATTGCGGAGTGAAAGTTATCGAGAAGGTTCAACCAGACGAGGCAGTTGGCGTGGTTTGTGAAGTAAAAGGCAAATATCAAGTTGTCGAGTACAGCGAGCTCTCAAGCGAAACGGCCACTCAACGAAATCCATGTGATGGGAAGTTAACGTTTAATGCGGGAAACATTTGCAATCATTTCTTCACTACTGAGTTTTTGCGCCGCATCGCTGAAACGCAGATGCCATTACACGTAGCCAAAAAGAAGATTCCATTCATTGATACGGTTACTGGGGAGCGCGTAAAGCCTACCGTGCCCAATGGCATAAAGATGGAAAAATTcattttcgatgtttttcctttggcgAAACAGTTTGTGGCCTTGGAAGGACGCCGGGAAGAGGAGTTCAGCGCGCTTAAAAACGCTGACTCGGCCGGTATAGACTGTCCGGCAAGCGTGCGAAATGACATATATAGATTGCACAGGAAGTGGCTTATCAATGCAGGCGCCAGCGAAATAATCGATGCGGGTGATGGGTCGATTGATTGTGAAATTTCTCCGCTGTTATCGTATGCCGGCGAGAACCTAGAAATGGCTGCAGCCGGTCAAAGCTTTCAATGTCCGATCTATTTGACATGCGATGATGAAGATCATCAACTGGGCTAA